TGGGGATTTTGGGCAGGTCACGCAAGGGTTTCTTTTTGGTTGGCATACATGCACCTCTTACTCATGTTATGCCCGAACACAAAATTTCTGACACCCTCCCTGGCAGCCATCACTCAACTTTTCGAGCGTAGCCAATCCTCTCCAGAATTTCGTGACGGCCCATAAAAAAAGGCTGCCCAGAGGCAGCCTTTTTGGTTAGCTGGATGATCAGTCCCAGCTCAGAGCACCACCAGTCTGGTACTCGATAACGCGCGTCTCAAAGAAGTTCTTCTCCTTCTTCAAGTCCATGATCTCGCTCATCCAAGGGAACGGGTTAGTAGTCCCCGGATACTCTTCCTTCAACCCAATCTGGGTCAGTCGACGGTTGGCAATGAACTTGAGGTAGTCCTCCATCATCGCCGCATTCATGCCCAGCACGCCGCGTGGCATGGTGTCACGGGCGTATTCGATCTCCAGCTGGGTACCCTGCAGAATCATCTGGGTAGCCTCTTCCTTCATCGCGGCATCCCACAGGTGCGGGTTCTCGATCTTGATCTGGTTGATCACGTCGATGCCGAAGTTCAGGTGCATGGACTCGTCGCGCAGGATGTACTGGAACTGCTCGGCGACGCCGGTCATCTTGTTGCGGCGGCCCATGGACAGGATCTGGGTGAAGCCGCAGTAGAAGAAGATGCCTTCCAGGACGCAGTAGTAGGCGATCAGGTTGCGCAGCAGCTCTTTGTCGGTCTCGACGGTGCCGGTGTTGAACTCCGGGTCCGAGATGGCGCGGGTGTACTTCAGGCCCCAGGCTGCCTTTTTGGCGACCGATGGGATCTCGTGGTACATGTTGAAGATCTCGCCTTCATCCATGCCCAGCGACTCGATGCAGTACTGGTAGGCGTGGGTGTGGATCGCCTCTTCGAAGGCCTGGCGCAGGATGTACTGGCGGCACTCCGGGTTGGTGATCAGGCGGTACACGGCCAGGGCCAGGTTGTTGGCAACCAGGGAGTCGGCGGTGGAGAAGAAGCCGAGGTTGCGCATGACGATGCGGCGCTCGTCTTCGGTCAGGCCGTCCATGCTCTTCCACAGGGCGATGTCGGCGGTCATGTTGACCTCTTGCGGCATCCAGTGGTTGGCGCAGCCATCGAGGTACTTCTGCCAGGCCCAGTCGTACTTGAAGGGTACGAGCTGGTTGAGGTCGGCGCGGCAGTTGATCATGCGCTTTTCGTCAACGGCGACGCGGGCCGAGGAGCCTTCCAGCTCGGCCAGGCCTTCGGCGATGTCCAGGGCGTCCAGCGCAGCCTTGGCGCGCTTGACGGCGTCGGAGTCAGAAGCGGTAGCGGCGCGGGCTTCCAGGGCGGCGGCACCGCCGGCGCTGTCGAGCTTGTCCAGGGTGGTGGTGGCAGCGGCCTGTGCGGCGGTGTTGCCTTTGGCGGCGACTTCGCCGTCTTCTTTGTCGAATTCGTCCCAGCTCAGCATGGTGAGATCTCCTGCTTGAGGGCCATCAATGAGTATGGCCGGTGGATCTTGGTTGCGATGCGGTGCACGCAAATCTGGAATGCCCGAGGGAGGGCTGACCGGGGCGTTGGGCCCCGGCTTGTTATGTCTGGCTGTGGGGAGGTGCTGGCAGTGCCGGCCTCATCGCTGGCAAGCCAGCGCCCACAGGGTTCTGCGCTGTGGCGCAGAAAAGAGGCTACCCGGGGGTAGCCTCTGCGTGCCTTATTGGCAGGCTTCGCAATCCGGTTCGTCGATGGCGCAAGCCTTCGGTACCGGGGCAGGACCCGCCGCCTGGACCGGGGCGCTGTCGCCGCCGCTCGACACGGCGTTGAGCTTGCCGGTGTTGATGGTCGACTTCTCGGTGCTGGTCGCGGCCAGGGCACGGAGGTAGTAGGTGGTCTTCAGACCACGGTACCAGGCCATGCGGTAGGTCACGTCCAGCTTCTTGCCCGAAGCGCCGGCGATGTACAGGTTCAGCGACTGGGCCTGGTCGATCCACTTCTGGCGACGGGAGGCGGCATCGACGATCCATTTGGTTTCGACTTCGAACGCGGTGGCGTACAGGTCTTTCAGCTCTTGCGGGATACGCTCGATCTGCTGCACGGAACCATCGTAGTACTTCAGGTCGTTGATCATCACCGAGTCCCACAGGCCACGGGCCTTCAGGTCGCGGACCAGGTACGGGTTGATCACGGTGAACTCGCCCGACAGGTTCGATTTCACGTACAGGTTCTGGTAGGTCGGCTCGATCGATTGCGACACGCCGGTGATGTTGGCGATGGTCGCGGTCGGCGCGATGGCCATGATGTTCGAGTTGCGAATACCTTTCTTGACGCGCTCGCGCACCGGTGCCCAGTCCAGGCTCTCGGTCAGGTCGACGTCGATGTACTTCTGGCCACGGGCCTCGATCAGGATCTGTTGAGAATCCAGCGGCAGGATGCCCTTGGACCACAGCGAACCCTGGAAGGTCTCGTAGGCGCCGCGCTCGTCGGCCAGGTCGCAGGAAGCCTGGATCGCGTAGTAGCTGACCGCTTCCATCGACTTGTCGGCGAACTCGACGGCAGCGTCCGAACCGTACGGAATGTGCTGCAGGTACAGTGCGTCCTGGAAGCCCATGATGCCCAGGCCGACCGGGCGGTGCTTGAAGTTCGAGTTGCGCGCTTGCGGCACCGAGTAGTAGTTGATGTCGATCACGTTGTCGAGCATGCGCACGGCGGTGTTCACGGTGCGTTGCAGCTTGGCGGTGTCCAGCTTGCCGTCGACGATGTGGTTCGGCAGGTTGATCGAGCCCAGGTTGCAGACCGCGATCTCATCCTTGTTGGTGTTCAGGGTGATCTCGGTGCACAGGTTCGAGCTGTGGACCACGCCCACGTGCTGCTGGGGCGAGCGCAGGTTGCACGGGTCCTTGAAGGTCAGCCATGGGTGGCCGGTCTCGAACAGCATCGACAGCATCTTGCGCCACAGGTCTTTGGCCTGGATGGTCTTGAACACCTTGATCTTGTTGTACTCGGTCAGGGCTTCGTAGTACTCGTAGCGCTCTTCGAAGGCCTTGCCGGTCAGGTCGTGCAGGTCAGGCACTTCCGATGGCGAGAACAGGGTCCACTTGCCGTCATCGAAGACGCGCTTCATGAACAGGTCAGGGATCCAGTTGGCGGTGTTCATGTCGTGGGTACGACGACGGTCATCACCGGTGTTCTTGCGCAGCTCGATGAATTCTTCGATGTCGAGGTGCCAGGTTTCCAGGTAGGCGCACACGGCGCCCTTGCGCTTGCCACCCTGGTTCACGGCGACGGCGGTGTCGTTGACCACTTTCAGGAACGGCACGACGCCTTGCGACTTGCCGTTGGTGCCCTTGATGTACGAGCCCAGGGCGCGCACCGGGGTCCAGTCGTTGCCCAGGCCACCGGCGAATTTCGACAGCATGGCGTTGTCGTGGATCGCGTGGTAGATGCCCGACAGGTCGTCCGGCACGGTGGTCAGGTAGCAGCTCGACAGCTGCGGGCGCAGGGTACCGGCGTTGAACAGGGTCGGGGTCGAGGCCATGTAGTCGAAGGACGACAACAGGTTGTAGAACTCGATCGCACGGGCTTCTTTATCTTTCTCTTCCAGCGCCAGGCCCATGGCCACACGCATGAAGAACACCTGCGGCAGCTCGAAGCGCACGCCATCCTTGTGGATGAAGTAGCGGTCGTACAGGGTCTGCAGGCCCAGGTAGGTGAACTGCTGGTCGCGTTCGTGGTTGATCGCCTTGCCCATGCGCTCCAGGTCGTAGCCTTTCAGCGCTGGGTCGAGCAGTTCGAACTCGACGCCTTTCTCGACGTAGGCCGGCAGCGCTTTGGCGTATAGGTCGGCCATCTCGTGGTGGGTGGCGCTGTCGGCGACGTTCAGGAAGCCCAGGCCTTCGGCGCGCAGGGTGTCCATCAGCAGGCGGGCGGTGACGAACGAGTAGTTCGGCTCACGCTCTACCAGGGTGCGGGCGGTCATCACCAGGGCGGTGTTGACGTCTTTCAGGGCCACGCCGTCGTACAGGTTCTTCAGGGTTTCGCGCTGGATCAGCTCGCCATCGACCTCGGCCAGGCCTTCGCAGGCTTCGCTGATGATGGTGTTCAGGCGGGCCATGTCCAGAGGGGCCAGGCTGCCGTCGGCCAGGGTGATGCGGATGCTTGGGTGCGGCTCGACCACGGCGTCGGTGTTGGCGCGGGTGGCGCGCTCTTTGGCGCGCTGGTCGCGGTAGATCACGTAGTCGCGGGCGACTTTCTGCTCGCCGGCACGCATCAGGGCCAGTTCGACCTGGTCCTGGATTTCTTCGATGTGGATGGTGCCACCCGATGGCATGCGACGCTTGAACGTGGCGGTGACCTGCTCGGTCAGGCGCGCGACGGTGTCGTGGATGCGCGACGAGGCGGCGGCGGTGCCGCCTTCAACTGCGAGGAACGCCTTGGTGATGGCCACGGTGATCTTGTCGTCGGTGTAGGGGACGACAGTGCCGTTGCGCTTGATCACGCGCAGTTGGCCCGGAGCGGTGGCAGCCAGATCCTGGTTGGATTCGGCCTGCGGCGCCAAAGCCTGCGGGTTCTCGCGAGTCGTGTCGGTTTGCATGGGTGGGTGTCTCCACAGTTTCTAGTTTGTTCAGGCGCTTTATAAGGCGCCCACCGTTCCGTCCACTTGCTCGATGGCCCGGGCGGGGACGCGCGTGAAACACACGCATCCGCCCGCTCGGGCATACCGACTTCGGGACAGACTCAGGAATAAGGGGCAATAACCTGCCGCTCCCTGGCCGAAGTCAAAGGTTCTGGGCGTACCCAAAATCTGTTGCTGAATGAGTGCGAGGTGGTGCCTGCAACACTCATACCCGAACAAGGCCGTCTTGGGGCTTGCATCGGTGGCCTCCGCAGGAGCGGTTTGGCTGCTGGAAT
This genomic stretch from Pseudomonas entomophila harbors:
- a CDS encoding ribonucleotide-diphosphate reductase subunit beta, with translation MLSWDEFDKEDGEVAAKGNTAAQAAATTTLDKLDSAGGAAALEARAATASDSDAVKRAKAALDALDIAEGLAELEGSSARVAVDEKRMINCRADLNQLVPFKYDWAWQKYLDGCANHWMPQEVNMTADIALWKSMDGLTEDERRIVMRNLGFFSTADSLVANNLALAVYRLITNPECRQYILRQAFEEAIHTHAYQYCIESLGMDEGEIFNMYHEIPSVAKKAAWGLKYTRAISDPEFNTGTVETDKELLRNLIAYYCVLEGIFFYCGFTQILSMGRRNKMTGVAEQFQYILRDESMHLNFGIDVINQIKIENPHLWDAAMKEEATQMILQGTQLEIEYARDTMPRGVLGMNAAMMEDYLKFIANRRLTQIGLKEEYPGTTNPFPWMSEIMDLKKEKNFFETRVIEYQTGGALSWD
- a CDS encoding ribonucleoside-diphosphate reductase subunit alpha; its protein translation is MQTDTTRENPQALAPQAESNQDLAATAPGQLRVIKRNGTVVPYTDDKITVAITKAFLAVEGGTAAASSRIHDTVARLTEQVTATFKRRMPSGGTIHIEEIQDQVELALMRAGEQKVARDYVIYRDQRAKERATRANTDAVVEPHPSIRITLADGSLAPLDMARLNTIISEACEGLAEVDGELIQRETLKNLYDGVALKDVNTALVMTARTLVEREPNYSFVTARLLMDTLRAEGLGFLNVADSATHHEMADLYAKALPAYVEKGVEFELLDPALKGYDLERMGKAINHERDQQFTYLGLQTLYDRYFIHKDGVRFELPQVFFMRVAMGLALEEKDKEARAIEFYNLLSSFDYMASTPTLFNAGTLRPQLSSCYLTTVPDDLSGIYHAIHDNAMLSKFAGGLGNDWTPVRALGSYIKGTNGKSQGVVPFLKVVNDTAVAVNQGGKRKGAVCAYLETWHLDIEEFIELRKNTGDDRRRTHDMNTANWIPDLFMKRVFDDGKWTLFSPSEVPDLHDLTGKAFEERYEYYEALTEYNKIKVFKTIQAKDLWRKMLSMLFETGHPWLTFKDPCNLRSPQQHVGVVHSSNLCTEITLNTNKDEIAVCNLGSINLPNHIVDGKLDTAKLQRTVNTAVRMLDNVIDINYYSVPQARNSNFKHRPVGLGIMGFQDALYLQHIPYGSDAAVEFADKSMEAVSYYAIQASCDLADERGAYETFQGSLWSKGILPLDSQQILIEARGQKYIDVDLTESLDWAPVRERVKKGIRNSNIMAIAPTATIANITGVSQSIEPTYQNLYVKSNLSGEFTVINPYLVRDLKARGLWDSVMINDLKYYDGSVQQIERIPQELKDLYATAFEVETKWIVDAASRRQKWIDQAQSLNLYIAGASGKKLDVTYRMAWYRGLKTTYYLRALAATSTEKSTINTGKLNAVSSGGDSAPVQAAGPAPVPKACAIDEPDCEACQ